The following are encoded in a window of Prevotella melaninogenica genomic DNA:
- a CDS encoding outer membrane beta-barrel family protein has product MWNKLILLLTACSSVTALTAQNTTKTDSTKTQKLEEVVVAQRRQLIKNDIDKLTYDVQHDKTAQTKTTLEILKKIPLVTVDGQENIRVQGSTSFKVYRNGHPDPSLSGQNLKDILKAIPASTIKRIEVITDPGAKYDAEGTTAILNIVMMSNTKLQGVSGNVNSDVNTHGSVRLGTYLTTKVGKLTTTVNYNYMNQSRKQTENYREGVYNYVKMGEQKHEYGTNSTAATIHFGNISASYEIDSLNLLTASTTFLGYKADANAQSTNERWDKNSQLIYKFDNNMTTPGYSHLNIGGRLDYQHKTHLDGEILTLSYMLAATRQHSIFRQMYNNMVNFPVNYTSYDQNTRERFTEHTFQIDYVRPFGKYHKIESGTKYILRYNNSTSLMDYQGTTPDMESKFKHNAQVAAAYLSYIFTAGKWAARAGLRYEFTRMKASYPDGSNAAYHANLNDWVPSASLQYKISDSQTLKFSYNTSINRPGIGYLNPAIISTPTAVSFGNANLGSSRNQKLQLVYMLVTSKFTLQLSPYYSFTNNGIGRILYEQNRKDVSTYQNVLKSKDFGISSYTEWTPFTGTSFTLNASMRYARITLPTPYLKNSGCGGGIYFNWEQKIPWELTLTTSIGGEYGNRIYDPYAIEGHWFYYNFTLTRLFFKDKLTVSLSANSPFIKERSSTYRIVRGDYTVYERSVMYPQRFGIGLSWNFGKLRASVKKAERSIQNDDLVGGEKK; this is encoded by the coding sequence ATGTGGAATAAATTAATACTATTACTCACTGCTTGCAGCTCTGTAACAGCCCTGACAGCTCAGAACACAACTAAAACAGACTCCACAAAGACACAGAAGTTGGAGGAAGTCGTCGTAGCACAAAGACGTCAGCTTATCAAGAATGATATTGACAAGCTTACGTATGACGTGCAGCATGACAAGACTGCACAGACGAAGACGACCTTAGAAATACTCAAGAAAATACCCCTTGTCACCGTTGACGGACAAGAAAACATCAGGGTTCAAGGCTCTACAAGTTTTAAGGTGTATAGGAACGGACATCCTGACCCAAGTCTTTCAGGGCAGAATCTTAAGGATATTCTCAAGGCAATACCTGCTTCTACGATCAAAAGGATTGAGGTTATCACTGATCCCGGTGCCAAGTATGATGCTGAAGGGACTACAGCTATCCTCAACATTGTCATGATGAGCAATACTAAACTACAAGGAGTTTCAGGCAATGTAAACTCTGATGTCAACACTCACGGCTCTGTAAGGCTTGGTACTTATCTAACAACAAAGGTGGGAAAGCTCACGACGACCGTCAATTATAACTACATGAACCAAAGCAGAAAACAAACAGAAAACTATAGAGAGGGGGTTTACAACTACGTAAAGATGGGCGAACAAAAACATGAATATGGGACTAATAGCACTGCAGCAACAATACATTTCGGTAATATCAGTGCCAGTTACGAGATTGACTCACTCAACTTGCTGACCGCATCGACCACTTTTCTTGGCTATAAAGCCGATGCCAACGCACAAAGCACGAATGAACGATGGGACAAGAACAGCCAGTTGATTTACAAATTCGACAATAATATGACTACTCCGGGCTACTCTCATCTTAATATTGGAGGACGTTTGGACTATCAACATAAGACTCATTTAGATGGAGAAATCCTGACGCTTTCTTATATGTTGGCAGCTACACGCCAACACAGCATCTTCCGTCAGATGTATAACAACATGGTTAACTTCCCTGTCAACTATACAAGTTACGATCAGAACACCCGTGAACGCTTCACTGAACATACTTTCCAGATTGACTATGTACGACCCTTTGGAAAATACCACAAGATAGAAAGTGGAACAAAATATATCCTTCGTTACAACAATAGTACGTCATTAATGGACTATCAAGGGACTACCCCTGACATGGAAAGCAAATTTAAGCATAACGCACAAGTGGCTGCTGCCTACCTCTCATATATCTTCACCGCTGGCAAATGGGCTGCCCGCGCAGGATTGAGATATGAGTTTACTCGCATGAAAGCATCCTATCCCGATGGTAGTAATGCTGCTTACCATGCTAATCTCAATGACTGGGTACCATCAGCAAGCCTACAATACAAGATTAGTGATAGTCAAACACTGAAGTTTAGCTATAATACCAGCATCAACAGACCTGGCATCGGCTATCTCAATCCAGCCATCATTAGCACACCAACGGCAGTCTCTTTCGGTAATGCAAACTTAGGAAGCAGTCGTAACCAAAAGCTACAACTTGTGTATATGTTGGTTACTTCAAAATTTACTTTGCAATTAAGTCCCTATTATTCATTTACCAACAATGGTATAGGTCGTATCTTGTATGAACAAAATCGTAAAGATGTTTCTACTTATCAGAACGTGCTGAAAAGCAAAGATTTCGGTATTTCATCTTACACAGAATGGACTCCTTTCACCGGAACATCGTTTACACTCAACGCTTCCATGCGTTATGCCCGAATCACCTTGCCCACACCTTATCTCAAGAACAGCGGATGCGGTGGTGGCATCTACTTTAATTGGGAGCAGAAAATACCTTGGGAATTAACGTTGACAACCAGTATTGGAGGTGAATATGGCAATAGGATTTATGATCCGTATGCTATTGAGGGACATTGGTTCTACTATAATTTCACCTTGACACGTCTCTTTTTTAAAGACAAGCTAACAGTATCTTTATCAGCCAATTCGCCTTTCATCAAAGAAAGATCAAGTACTTATCGTATCGTTCGAGGCGATTATACTGTTTATGAACGCTCTGTTATGTACCCTCAACGCTTTGGAATCGGTCTTTCATGGAACTTTGGTAAGCTGAGAGCAAGCGTCAAGAAGGCTGAACGAAGCATTCAGAATGATGACTTAGTGGGTGGAGAAAAGAAGTAG
- the rpoN gene encoding RNA polymerase factor sigma-54, translating into MAQEQVQIQTQKQQQVQRLSQQQMLQVKLLEMPLTELEESVNAELDDNPALEAGGEETDSIDDNDTVEHSEDDDFDTLQEREERQDALDSALERMRSDDDLPTYDSRLQRNNAEYEEIVYGDTTSFIDKLNEQVGERELTERQKSILEYLIGSLDDDGLLRKDLDSISDELAIYYGIDASTKELEEVLKILQDFDPAGIGARDLQECLLLQIDRKVENGEWEKDSHLYKYIYNIISHHFDAFKKKHWDKIQSALSLSDLQVEALQREIRKLNPKPGSSMGETQGRNLQQITPDFIIDTEDDGTVTFSLNHGNLPELHVSQAFNDMMETYRNNKANMNRQEKEVLLYAKEKVEKAQGFIEAVKQRRHTLQVTMKAIIDIQRKFFQDGDEADLKPMILKDIADRTGLDISTISRVSNIKYAQTRWGTFPLRFFFTDSYTTEDGEEMSTRKIKLALKEVIDKEDKRKPLSDDALAKVMKEKGFPIARRTVAKYREQLGLPVARLRKE; encoded by the coding sequence ATGGCACAGGAACAAGTACAGATTCAGACCCAGAAACAGCAACAAGTGCAGCGTCTCTCACAACAGCAGATGCTGCAAGTAAAGTTGTTGGAGATGCCACTGACAGAATTAGAGGAAAGTGTTAATGCTGAACTCGATGATAATCCTGCCTTAGAAGCAGGAGGAGAGGAGACTGATAGCATTGATGACAACGATACTGTAGAGCATTCAGAAGACGATGATTTCGACACACTTCAGGAGCGAGAAGAGCGACAAGATGCACTCGACTCGGCACTGGAGCGTATGCGTTCGGATGATGATCTTCCTACATACGATTCAAGACTGCAACGAAATAATGCTGAATATGAGGAGATTGTGTATGGTGACACAACTTCTTTTATCGATAAACTGAACGAGCAGGTGGGCGAAAGAGAGCTTACGGAACGGCAGAAGAGTATCTTGGAGTATCTTATCGGTAGCTTAGATGATGACGGACTCTTGCGAAAAGACCTCGATAGTATCAGCGATGAGTTAGCGATCTACTATGGAATTGACGCGTCTACTAAGGAATTGGAAGAGGTGTTGAAGATTCTGCAGGACTTTGACCCAGCTGGTATCGGTGCAAGAGACTTACAAGAATGTCTCTTGTTACAGATAGACCGAAAGGTTGAGAATGGTGAGTGGGAGAAAGATAGTCATCTGTATAAATACATCTACAACATCATTTCACATCATTTCGATGCTTTCAAAAAGAAGCATTGGGATAAGATTCAAAGCGCACTGTCGCTGTCTGACCTTCAAGTAGAGGCACTTCAGCGTGAGATTCGTAAGTTAAATCCGAAACCGGGATCGTCAATGGGTGAGACACAAGGACGTAACCTGCAACAGATAACACCTGACTTTATCATCGACACAGAGGATGATGGTACGGTTACTTTCAGCTTAAACCATGGCAATCTACCAGAGTTGCACGTTTCACAGGCCTTCAACGATATGATGGAGACCTATCGAAACAACAAAGCTAATATGAATCGACAGGAGAAGGAGGTGTTGCTTTATGCCAAAGAGAAGGTGGAAAAGGCACAAGGATTTATCGAAGCGGTAAAGCAAAGACGTCATACATTACAAGTGACGATGAAGGCTATCATCGATATTCAGCGGAAATTCTTCCAAGATGGAGATGAGGCTGACCTCAAACCAATGATTCTTAAAGACATTGCCGACCGTACAGGATTAGACATCTCTACCATATCACGTGTGAGTAACATCAAGTATGCACAGACACGTTGGGGGACATTCCCTCTACGTTTCTTCTTTACTGATAGCTATACAACGGAGGATGGCGAGGAAATGTCTACTCGTAAAATCAAGTTGGCACTCAAAGAAGTAATCGACAAAGAGGACAAACGCAAGCCTCTCAGCGATGATGCACTTGCCAAAGTGATGAAAGAAAAGGGCTTCCCAATAGCCCGTCGCACCGTTGCCAAGTACCGAGAACAACTCGGATTGCCTGTTGCAAGACTGAGGAAGGAGTGA
- the purE gene encoding 5-(carboxyamino)imidazole ribonucleotide mutase, producing MKPLVSIIMGSTSDLPVMEKACKWLEEQEIPFEVNALSAHRTPDAVETFAKEAKGRGVKVIIAAAGMAAALPGVIAASTPLPVIGVPIKGMLDGLDALLSIVQMPPGIPVATVGVNGAQNAAILAAEMIALGDEAIAKKIDNWKASLGQKIEKANKELAELKDYKFKC from the coding sequence ATGAAGCCATTAGTTAGTATTATCATGGGTTCAACAAGTGATTTACCCGTAATGGAAAAAGCTTGTAAGTGGTTGGAAGAGCAAGAGATTCCCTTTGAAGTGAATGCACTCTCTGCTCATCGTACACCTGACGCAGTAGAGACTTTTGCCAAGGAAGCAAAAGGTCGTGGCGTAAAAGTTATCATTGCTGCGGCTGGTATGGCTGCTGCTTTACCTGGAGTTATCGCTGCTTCAACACCACTTCCAGTCATTGGCGTGCCAATTAAGGGTATGCTCGATGGCCTTGATGCCTTACTTTCTATCGTTCAGATGCCTCCTGGCATTCCAGTTGCTACTGTTGGCGTCAATGGAGCACAGAATGCTGCCATCCTTGCAGCTGAGATGATAGCACTCGGTGATGAGGCTATTGCAAAGAAGATTGACAACTGGAAGGCTTCATTAGGTCAGAAGATAGAGAAGGCTAACAAGGAGTTAGCTGAGCTAAAGGATTACAAGTTTAAGTGCTAA
- a CDS encoding YitT family protein yields MTIDQQLIRSEAKDYFFLTIGLIIYAAAFTVFLMPYEIVTGGVTGMSAVIYYATGFKIQNTYMIINISLLIVALKILGFKFLMKTIYAIFALYFLLIFAQDLMPKDAAGHMVKMLGEDQAFMSLIIGCSLTGTGLAIVFLNNGSTGGTDIIAACVNKYHDISLGQVLMGVDILIVGSCLFFPQFGDVMERLHKMVFGYCTMFIECFMLDHVMNMRRESVQFMIFSWKHEEIAKAIVEETEHALTILDGHGWYTGNDMKVICLLAKRNESKTIFRIIKMVDPTAFVSQSSVIGVYGEGFDQIKIKAKKEMKKQEKKLAEAMKKPANEQK; encoded by the coding sequence ATGACCATTGATCAACAACTCATCCGATCCGAAGCCAAAGATTACTTTTTCTTGACCATTGGCTTAATTATTTACGCTGCTGCCTTTACAGTTTTTCTAATGCCTTATGAGATTGTAACGGGTGGAGTGACGGGTATGTCTGCCGTAATCTACTATGCTACGGGTTTTAAGATTCAGAATACTTACATGATTATCAACATCTCTTTGTTGATAGTTGCTCTGAAGATATTGGGCTTTAAGTTCCTGATGAAGACCATCTATGCTATCTTTGCCCTTTATTTCCTATTGATTTTTGCGCAGGATCTGATGCCTAAGGATGCTGCAGGACACATGGTGAAGATGCTCGGTGAAGACCAAGCTTTTATGTCATTGATTATTGGGTGTAGCCTTACAGGTACGGGATTGGCTATCGTCTTCCTAAATAATGGAAGTACGGGTGGTACGGATATCATTGCTGCCTGTGTCAATAAGTATCATGATATCTCGTTAGGACAGGTCTTAATGGGCGTTGACATCTTGATTGTGGGTAGCTGTTTGTTCTTCCCCCAGTTTGGTGATGTCATGGAACGCTTGCATAAGATGGTCTTTGGTTACTGTACGATGTTCATCGAGTGTTTTATGTTAGACCACGTGATGAATATGAGACGCGAGTCAGTACAGTTCATGATCTTCTCTTGGAAACATGAGGAAATAGCCAAAGCAATTGTTGAGGAGACCGAGCATGCGCTGACTATCCTTGATGGACATGGTTGGTACACTGGTAATGATATGAAGGTTATCTGCTTGTTGGCAAAGCGTAACGAGAGTAAGACTATCTTCCGTATCATCAAGATGGTCGACCCTACCGCCTTCGTAAGCCAGAGTTCGGTGATTGGTGTCTATGGTGAAGGCTTCGATCAGATAAAGATTAAGGCTAAAAAGGAAATGAAAAAG
- a CDS encoding leucine--tRNA ligase, giving the protein MEYNFIDIEKKWQQKWVENKTYKVVEDENKQKFYVLNMFPYPSGAGLHVGHPLGYIASDIYARYKRLKGFNVLNPMGYDAYGLPAEQYAIQTGQHPQLTTDTNIARYREQLDKIGFSFDWDREVRTCDPRYYHWTQWAFERMFGSYYDYTQQKALPIKDLVRHFEEEGTLNLNVAQSEELIFSARDWSSMDEQEQQEKLMNYRIAYLGETMVNWCPGLGTVLANDEVVNGVSERGGYPVVQKLMKQWCLRVSAYSQRLLDGLETVNWSDSIKETQKNWICRSEGTEVEFKYLTPTGEGQKEGKFTIFTTRADTMFGVSFMVLAPESELVAELTSEAQKAEVEEYLAYVQKRTELERMSDRKVTGVFSGSYGINPFTGEQIPIWISEYVLAGYGTGAIMAVPAHDSRDYAFAKHFNLPIIPLIEGADVSEESFDAKEGIVTNSPAEGKESMDGFSLNGLTVKEAIAKTKQFVTEKGIGRVKVNYRLRDAIFSRQRYWGEPFPVYYKQGMPYMIPEECLPLELPEIDKYEPTESGEPPLGRAKVWAWNEAERKVVEKSLVDDKTVFPLELNTMPGFAGSSAYYLRYMDPHNDEALVGKKADEYWQNVDLYVGGTEHATGHLIYSRFWNKFLFDCGCSCKEEPYEKLVNQGMIQGRSNFVYRINSDDHSKAPVFVSLGQKDKYETTPIHVDVNIVHADVLDVEAFKAWRPEYNNAEFIFEDGTSSSELITTQHPTPATYKCGWAVEKMSKSMFNVVNPDVIVEQYGADTLRLYEMFLGPVEASKPWDTNGIDGCFRFLKKFWKLYQQELNDDEPSKDSLKSVHKLIKKVTGDIEQFSYNTAVSAFMICVNELGQQKCANRELLKKMVIVIAPFAPHMAEELWEQLGGETKSVFDTEWPAWDESYLVENEVQLTVSFNGKARFQMTFPADATKEDIEKKALEDERSQHYIDGKTIVKIIVVPKKIINIVCK; this is encoded by the coding sequence ATGGAATACAACTTCATTGACATTGAGAAGAAATGGCAACAGAAGTGGGTTGAGAATAAGACCTACAAAGTTGTTGAGGACGAGAACAAGCAGAAGTTCTATGTACTTAATATGTTCCCTTACCCATCAGGAGCCGGATTGCACGTTGGACACCCATTGGGTTATATTGCAAGTGACATCTATGCACGCTATAAGCGACTGAAGGGTTTCAACGTGTTGAACCCTATGGGATATGATGCTTACGGACTTCCTGCTGAGCAGTATGCCATTCAGACGGGTCAGCATCCACAGCTGACAACCGACACGAACATTGCTCGTTACCGTGAGCAGTTGGATAAGATAGGTTTCAGTTTCGACTGGGATCGTGAGGTACGCACCTGTGACCCACGTTATTATCACTGGACACAGTGGGCTTTCGAGCGTATGTTCGGGTCTTATTATGACTATACACAACAGAAGGCATTGCCTATCAAGGACCTTGTTCGCCACTTTGAGGAAGAAGGAACACTGAACCTTAACGTCGCTCAGAGTGAGGAACTGATTTTCTCGGCACGTGACTGGTCGAGCATGGACGAGCAGGAACAGCAGGAGAAGTTGATGAACTATCGTATTGCTTACCTCGGTGAGACAATGGTAAACTGGTGTCCGGGACTCGGAACGGTGCTTGCCAATGACGAGGTTGTTAATGGTGTGAGCGAGCGTGGAGGCTATCCTGTCGTACAGAAGTTGATGAAGCAGTGGTGTCTTCGTGTGTCAGCCTATTCACAAAGACTGCTTGATGGCTTGGAGACAGTTAACTGGTCTGACTCTATCAAGGAGACACAGAAGAACTGGATTTGCCGTTCTGAGGGTACAGAGGTTGAATTCAAATACCTTACACCAACTGGTGAGGGTCAGAAAGAGGGTAAATTCACGATCTTTACTACGCGTGCTGACACGATGTTTGGTGTTAGCTTCATGGTATTGGCACCAGAGTCAGAACTTGTTGCAGAACTTACTTCAGAAGCTCAGAAGGCTGAGGTAGAGGAGTATTTGGCGTATGTACAGAAGCGAACAGAGCTGGAACGTATGTCTGACCGTAAGGTGACAGGTGTCTTCTCAGGCTCATATGGTATCAATCCATTCACTGGTGAGCAGATTCCTATTTGGATTTCAGAGTATGTTTTAGCTGGATATGGAACAGGAGCGATTATGGCTGTGCCTGCTCACGACAGTCGTGACTATGCCTTTGCAAAGCATTTCAACCTCCCAATCATCCCATTGATTGAGGGTGCTGACGTCTCTGAAGAGAGCTTTGATGCAAAGGAAGGAATCGTAACGAACTCTCCTGCGGAAGGTAAAGAGAGTATGGACGGTTTCTCTCTCAATGGTCTTACGGTGAAGGAAGCTATTGCCAAGACCAAGCAGTTTGTTACTGAGAAGGGTATCGGTCGTGTGAAGGTGAACTATCGTCTGCGTGATGCTATCTTCTCACGCCAGCGTTACTGGGGTGAACCATTCCCTGTCTATTACAAGCAGGGAATGCCTTATATGATTCCAGAGGAGTGTTTGCCTCTCGAATTGCCTGAAATCGATAAGTACGAACCAACAGAAAGTGGCGAACCACCATTGGGTCGTGCAAAGGTTTGGGCTTGGAATGAGGCTGAGCGTAAGGTTGTTGAGAAGTCATTGGTTGACGATAAGACTGTATTCCCATTGGAGTTGAATACGATGCCGGGCTTTGCTGGTAGCTCAGCATACTATCTTCGCTATATGGACCCACACAATGACGAAGCATTAGTGGGCAAAAAGGCAGACGAGTATTGGCAGAATGTAGACCTTTATGTCGGTGGTACCGAACATGCAACAGGTCACTTGATTTACAGTCGTTTCTGGAATAAGTTCCTCTTCGACTGTGGTTGCAGTTGTAAAGAGGAACCATACGAGAAGTTGGTGAACCAAGGAATGATCCAAGGACGCTCTAACTTCGTTTATCGTATCAACTCTGACGACCACTCAAAGGCACCAGTATTTGTCAGCTTGGGGCAGAAAGACAAGTATGAAACTACTCCTATCCATGTTGATGTCAATATCGTTCATGCTGATGTATTGGATGTTGAGGCTTTCAAGGCGTGGCGTCCAGAATATAATAATGCTGAATTCATCTTCGAAGATGGTACATCATCATCAGAACTCATCACCACCCAACACCCAACACCCGCCACCTATAAATGCGGTTGGGCGGTAGAGAAGATGTCAAAGTCAATGTTCAACGTTGTCAATCCAGATGTGATTGTTGAGCAGTATGGCGCAGACACACTCCGTCTTTACGAAATGTTCCTCGGTCCTGTAGAGGCAAGTAAGCCTTGGGATACCAATGGTATCGATGGTTGTTTCCGTTTCTTGAAGAAGTTCTGGAAGCTTTATCAGCAGGAACTCAACGATGATGAGCCTTCAAAGGATTCATTGAAGAGCGTTCATAAGCTTATCAAGAAGGTGACAGGCGATATTGAGCAGTTCTCTTACAACACAGCTGTTTCTGCGTTTATGATTTGCGTCAACGAACTTGGACAGCAGAAGTGTGCTAATCGTGAACTATTGAAGAAGATGGTTATTGTCATCGCTCCATTCGCACCTCACATGGCAGAAGAGCTGTGGGAGCAGTTGGGTGGTGAGACAAAGAGTGTCTTCGATACTGAATGGCCAGCATGGGACGAGTCTTATCTCGTAGAGAATGAGGTGCAGCTGACAGTATCTTTCAATGGTAAGGCACGTTTCCAGATGACTTTCCCTGCTGATGCAACGAAGGAAGATATTGAGAAGAAGGCTTTAGAAGACGAACGAAGCCAGCACTATATCGACGGTAAGACAATCGTAAAGATTATCGTTGTGCCGAAGAAGATTATCAATATCGTTTGCAAATAA
- a CDS encoding 4-hydroxy-3-methylbut-2-en-1-yl diphosphate synthase, protein MIDLFNFERRKTSVTHVGALNIGGENPVRVQSMTTTSTDDTEGSVAQAKRIIDAGGELVRLTTQGKREAENLKNINAQLRADNYMAPLCADVHFNANVADVAALYAEKVRINPGNYVDPARTFKKLEYTDEEYAQELQKIEDRLIPFINICKENHTAVRIGVNHGSLSDRIRNRYGDTPEGIVESCMEFLRIFRKYDFHDIVISIKSSNTVVMVRSVRLLVAEMDKEGMHYPLHLGVTEAGEGEDGRIKSAVGIGALLADGIGDTIRVSLSEEPECEIPVAKHLTWYIRRHEKHLLIPAEQYDGFDYLHPNRRETVAAGNIGGENVPVVIATRKADQASAEVSSPELPKPDYIYVQGELPEKRAKKQKYILDYDAYMDLANSGKQSLENVYPIFPVTGMPFISAINSDVKFLVLKFGTPSEEFLACLKTHPEVVVVCMTSHQNRLGDQRALAHQLMIAGVKNPIIFAQMYQHSATDEKEESSNSQQAETTTAKEKFQLEAAADMGALMMDGLTDGIWLMNHGNLSQEDVEQTAFGILQAGRLRMVKTEYISCPGCGRTLYDLRTTIARIKEATKGMKGLKVGIMGCIVNGPGEMADADYGYVGAGPKKVSLYRKQVCVEHNIPEEEAVERLLALIKADQNKA, encoded by the coding sequence ATGATAGATTTATTCAACTTTGAAAGAAGGAAAACCTCTGTCACCCATGTTGGTGCACTCAACATTGGTGGAGAGAACCCTGTACGCGTACAGTCAATGACAACGACTTCTACGGATGATACCGAAGGAAGCGTTGCACAAGCTAAGCGTATCATTGATGCAGGAGGAGAACTTGTACGCCTCACAACGCAAGGAAAGCGCGAGGCAGAGAACTTAAAGAATATCAATGCACAACTACGTGCAGACAATTATATGGCTCCGCTCTGTGCGGATGTTCACTTCAATGCGAATGTAGCAGACGTTGCTGCACTCTATGCAGAGAAGGTTCGTATCAATCCGGGTAACTATGTCGATCCTGCTCGTACGTTCAAAAAACTGGAGTATACCGATGAGGAATATGCGCAAGAGCTACAGAAGATTGAGGACAGACTGATTCCTTTCATCAATATATGTAAGGAGAACCACACCGCTGTACGTATTGGTGTCAACCATGGTAGCCTTTCTGACCGTATTCGTAACCGTTATGGCGATACACCAGAAGGTATTGTAGAGAGCTGTATGGAGTTCCTCCGCATCTTCCGTAAGTATGACTTTCATGACATTGTCATCTCTATCAAATCCTCAAACACGGTTGTTATGGTTCGTTCCGTACGACTTCTTGTGGCTGAGATGGACAAGGAAGGTATGCACTATCCGCTCCACCTTGGTGTTACCGAGGCTGGTGAAGGTGAAGACGGACGCATTAAGAGTGCCGTAGGTATTGGTGCCTTACTCGCTGATGGTATCGGTGACACGATCCGTGTATCACTGAGTGAAGAGCCAGAGTGCGAGATTCCAGTGGCTAAACACCTTACATGGTATATCCGTCGACACGAGAAACATCTTCTCATCCCTGCCGAACAGTATGATGGCTTTGATTATCTCCATCCTAACCGACGTGAGACAGTGGCTGCAGGCAATATCGGTGGCGAGAATGTTCCTGTTGTTATTGCCACTCGAAAGGCTGACCAAGCAAGTGCCGAGGTATCATCACCAGAGCTACCAAAGCCTGATTACATCTATGTACAGGGTGAATTGCCTGAGAAAAGAGCAAAGAAACAGAAGTATATCCTTGATTATGATGCCTATATGGACCTTGCCAACAGTGGTAAGCAGTCCTTAGAGAACGTCTATCCAATCTTCCCTGTGACGGGAATGCCTTTCATCAGTGCGATAAACAGTGATGTTAAGTTCCTCGTCTTGAAGTTTGGTACACCTTCAGAGGAGTTCCTTGCTTGTCTGAAAACACATCCAGAGGTGGTAGTGGTTTGTATGACAAGCCATCAGAACCGCCTCGGCGACCAACGTGCATTGGCGCATCAATTGATGATAGCAGGGGTAAAGAACCCTATCATCTTCGCACAGATGTATCAGCATTCAGCAACTGATGAGAAGGAAGAAAGCAGTAACAGCCAACAGGCTGAGACAACTACGGCTAAAGAGAAGTTCCAATTGGAGGCTGCGGCAGATATGGGTGCACTGATGATGGACGGACTTACCGATGGTATTTGGCTGATGAACCATGGCAATCTCTCACAAGAGGATGTTGAGCAGACCGCTTTCGGTATTCTTCAAGCAGGTAGATTGCGCATGGTGAAGACTGAATACATCTCTTGTCCGGGCTGTGGTCGTACGCTCTACGACCTTCGTACGACGATTGCTCGCATCAAAGAAGCTACCAAGGGAATGAAAGGACTGAAGGTAGGAATCATGGGCTGTATCGTGAATGGTCCTGGTGAGATGGCTGACGCAGACTATGGATATGTGGGTGCAGGTCCAAAGAAGGTGAGCCTCTACCGCAAACAGGTATGCGTTGAGCATAATATACCTGAAGAAGAAGCGGTCGAGCGATTGCTTGCTTTGATTAAGGCAGATCAGAACAAGGCTTAA